GCCACACTGTGCATTCTGACTTGCTAAGCATCTCACTTACATGCATCTGTCTAGGGCCCAAgactgcatttcttttctttttaaaaaagatttatttgttttatgtatatgagcacactggtgctgtacagatggttatgagccttcatgtggttgctgggaattgaattcaggacctctgctcactccagccttgctcactctggtcagccatgcctggcccaaagatttattattatatgtaagtacactgtagctgtcttcagacacaccaaaagagggcatcagatctcattatggatggttgtaagccaccatgtggttgctggatttgaactcaggacctttggaagagcagtcagtgttcttaacagctgaaccatctctccagcccaagattttaTTTCATACAAGAGCCTTGGTCTTGTTAGTGCTTTGGGAACAATACTTTGACTAGCCAGGTTTAGACCTTCAGGCTTCCCATCCTTTTGCCTGGCTGTCAGCAGCCTTGACAGCTCTGTGACTACCACCTGGGGTTTTCTGTTCACCTGTTCCCCATTTCACCTGACACCTGAAGCTAAGTTTTTGCAAGACTCTGGGCTGAGGTGGCACATCTTCTACACTTGTATTAGGTCCTCATGGGCCTGCTGTATGCTAAGGCTAGCCCCAGCTCAGGGTGTAGGCTTCTGGGGTTGGGCCACAAGGGGGGCCGTGCCTCTGTGCAGATGGCTCACAGAGGGCTGGGACTGGAGACCAGTGCCACTGTGGAACTGGCCCAATGGCTAAGAACGGGATGCTCTGTGTTTTTCAGGGCTGAGGCTCGCACATGGCCCCTCTGCCAGGGGCAGAGCTGGTCCAGACGCCGTTGCAGCTGTACCGTTACTTGTTGCGTTGTTGCCGGCAGTTGCCAACCAAGGGCATCCAGGAGCACTACAAGCATGCTGTCAGGCAGGTGGGAACAGGTCTGGGGGAGGTGTCCACTGGGGGCCAGAGCCACAGGTGCCAGGGAGTGGGCCTAGGCATTTCATAAGAAGCACTGCAAACATGGGcagctggcctctggcttctgacaGTGGCACAGCGGCTGCATCCGTTGGTATCTCAGCACTGTGCTGGGGCCTGAATGAGACAGCTCCAAGGATATCAAAACAGactgggtagaggcaggagagagaaatcagtcaataaagtgcttgtcgtacaagcatgagaaccagagttcaacACCAGAAAGGCTGGCGTGGTGGCCTGtgcccagcattggggaggcagagacaagaggagtgGGTACCCCCAGTCCCAGTCAAAACAGactgggtagaggcaggagagagaaatcagtcaataaagtgcttgtcgtacaagcatgagaaccagagttcaacACCAGAAAGGCTGGCGTGGTGGCCTGtgcccagcattggggaggcagagacaagaggagtgGGTACCCCCAGTCCCAGAAAGAGGacctgtcataaaaaaaaaaaaaaaaagaaacagaacaaagttTTATGGACCACCAGGACGGGCAAGCAGCTCTCGATTAACAGCGACTACAGTGATGTCACGAGTGGAAGGCTTGACCCAGATCCTCGGccagagaggaaggcagaagtgGGAATTAGGACACTAGCTGCGGATTAGGGAGCGGCTGCATTGATGCTGATTTGTCTGAGTTTGATTGCTGGGGTTACATCAGAGGGTCCCTTTGTCAGGAAACACACAGTGAGGGCTTTAGGGGACAAGGCGTAGTTAGTGCCTGTAGCTTACTTTAGAAGATTCTGATGAGAGAATGACACAACCAGCAAGGTAGAGTGTCCCGTGCACCCAGTACTACCCTCCTATAAGAAGTCacttctggggctggggagatggctcagaggtcaggagcactgcagctcttccagaggattctggctctgttctttagCTACCTGTGTACTGCGTGCTCGCggtcacagacatatacacaggcaaaacaccatgcaagaaacaaaacaatgaaaatgtaacggtgggactggagagatggctcagaagttaagagcactgtctgctcttccagaggtcctgagttcaatttccagcaaccccGTGGTGGTTCATAACCAACGATAATAAGAtctagtgccttcttctggcctacaggcatgcaggcagacagaatgctgtatgcataataaataaatctttaaaaaaggaaatgatttcCAAATAAAgagctaaaaattaaatttcatacAGATGCATTGTGGTTGGcttatatctttaatcccagcactcaagagtcagaggtgggtggatctctctgagttgaaggccagccagggctacatagtgagttcaaggccagctagggctacatagtgagttcaaggccagccagggctacagagtgagatcctgtctcacaaagaaaaacagtggTAGCGATAGAAGGCTGAGGGAAACAGAGGGCAGTGGTTAGCTTTGGGGCAGTGAGGGGAGACTTCCTGGACAGGCACGGAGTGGGCTCCTGGGATGAGTAGGAGAGTGAATGTGGGCTTGGGAGCACAGGCAAGGGAGGGAGGACTCCATTCTTTTGAAGAACCCTGAGGTTCACACAAGTGAATTCAGATCTTAGGTCCCTGGttagaagccccccccccctggaTTTCCCAGGATCCTTTGCCCCttgttccttttctcccttccccgtTGCTTCCCCAGCACCAGCACCTGGTGGCGTCGAGGCCAATCCCTCCCTAGCACACTTCGATCGATGTAGATTCCTGTGCTGAGCAAATCAACCCCAGAGATTGGAGCTCCCCTTGGCCCTGATAACCGGCCAAATAATCTAGCTGCGTCTCCTTTTAATCCTCCCTGCGGGCTGCACAGCCAGTTCTGCTGTCAAACAGGCTAGGGCTCAAAAGCTGTGGTCTAAGAGCAGGGTGGGCCGGCTGAGCACACCTCAGCAGAGCTAGGAGGTGACCAGTGCCCCGCGGTCTCTTGGGGCTGGGCTCTCTGAAGCTCTGGATTTCACTTGACCATGTCCTTTTATGCTGAAACTTACAGAGTTTCCAAGCTCACTCAGATGAAGACAACCCTGAGAGAATCCAGCAGATTATTAAAAGAGCCATTGAAGATGCTGAGTGGATCATGAACAAAGTAAGTGCTTGCTTGGCCCTGGCCTCTGCCTATGCACTGGAATGGGGATGCTGTAACCTCCTCGGCCATTAGGGGGCACTCGCGCATCACAGTTGAAAACGGAGGCGCCTGCACTCCTCCCAGGTAGGAGGATAATCTCTTATGGTTGTTCCTCCCTGTCCCCCAAGGCAGGACCTGGAGCCGGACCATAGAGGAAGcctgctaactggcttgcttcccatggctccCTCAGCTACCGTATttaccccaggaccacctgcctggcggtggtaccacccacagtaggctgggccctcctatatcaaccatttattaagaaaatgcctcacagacaccTGCAGGCCAATCCGGTGAAGCAGTTCCTAAGCTGAGGGcacttcttcccaggtgactgagTTTGTGTGAAGCTGATCAAGACTAAGCTGCTGTCTAGGACCAACCCCTGGACTGTAGGTGGGATAAAGGCATCAGGAATGTGGCAAACtggagcaccccccccccaacctcgtCGTCCGAGCTCAGATGCTCCAGATGTTGGGTTCAGAATCCACTTTGTAAAAACCAGATTCTGATTGGGCATTGACCTCAGTGGTCGGCCGCTTGCTTAGTGCAGAAGCCCCTGGGGCTTATCCCtgacagaaaaatcaaaaacagaaaaaggaaacccTCAATGAGTGGTTGGGGACCCTGGGCTTCTGAGGGTCTCCTCTGCCTGGGACTTTTCTCCTGCAAATAGGATTCAGAATAAGGACAAGCCCTGGTGAGCTCCATGCTCAGTCCCAGCCTTGCCAGTAAAGAAGGAGGGCCTCCCGATGGAGTCTCACCACCTCCCAGAACCCCCTCGGGCATGGGGAGACCCGTGTGACACAACAGAGCCCTTCCCCGTGGCTTCCCTCACCCgtttctcatctctctgtcttgCAGTATAGGAAACAAAACTGAGTGTCTGGAGCTTACAGCGCGCGCTTAGCTGCCCTGGAGACACTTGGAACTGAGAAACCTCTCTGCTTTCGGAACAGCATCAGTTCTGGAATATTCTTTGACCTTGTTGACTGAAAGCAAGAAACCATAGCTGACATTTGGTGAGGTGGTTCTCATCATTGCAGCCATGTCTCCAGCGTCTTTTATGTCTGCTTTTCCAGACAGAAATGATATGCAATTTGGGGAGAATTTGGAGTTCTTTTgcttcttctctgtgtttctcattTTTGCCTATCTGTTCTTTTACTTTGCCCTGAAGGCAGTTAATTTATTCTGGAGGTCCCGTCACCGATCTCCGAGCCCTATAAGAGATGTCCCCTCAGATGACTACCTGTATAGAAAGAAACGAATGGGCTTGAGAACCAGGCAGCTGTGGATCTGAATCCCAGCCAGCGTACACAGCGTCTGTCAGGGGCCTGCGTGAGCCTGGGTGGGGCGGCAGTCATGTGCCTCACATCAGCTCCCTGCAGAGGGACCCTGCAAGGAAGCCTCTGTGCtgctcttccccagctcctcGTCCTGTTCAGTGACTCAGCTGTGAGTGTGTCTTGTCCCCTCTCAGAGTCCACATGCCCTCTTATCTGTGCCATGCTATGTCTGTCAGTCTGTTAAGTAGCGGCTCCTCCAGATGCCTCCCCCCACTATCCTCCAGGCAGAAGCCCTGGCCCTTGAGGTGGGGAAACATCTACCACACTAGACCAGCAATAGGTGCAAGTAGGCAGGGTAGACACCAGCAGGTCCAGGCTTCCGTGCTCCACGGCGTGTCCTCACAGGAGAGGAGATCAGGTCCAGGGGGAAGTAGCCAGAAGATACAGAGAAGCCACACTGGGGGTTGAATGTTCGTGGGGCACTCAGGTGAGCTAGCACTTGCCTGTGTCCTTGCAGTTATGCGGGATGGTGTGACCGACCTCTGTCTAGGCAGAGGGGACGGACAGTCCTGAAGCACGTGCGTCCACTTGTGAAAGCTCACAGTTTTCATcctcctctttttatttatttcagacaggatctcagtgTGTACactggcaggccttgaacttttgaactTTCAGGaggctttctgtctctgcctcccaagcacttaGATACAGGTGTGCCACAACACccagctgttgctgctgctgctgctgctgctgccgccaccgcTGCTGCCCCACTACTGCTACTGATAAATGCTCAAGtcaggacaatttgcaggaggcAGCTCACTTCTTCATCTAcgtgggtcccagagattgaactcaggccatcaggcttggtggcaaaagCCTTTATCTGTTGAGTCATCTGTTGGCTCTtatgatttcttctttaaaaaaaaaagaagattttaatttttatttgtgtataccacgtgtgtgcaggtgccctcagaggcctgaGGACATTGGGCTCCCTGGCACTGAAGTTCCAGGCggtgtgagctgtctgatgtaagtgctaggaaccaaacctgcaTCTTCTGCAAGCAGTTAGCGTCACGctcatgctgagccatctctctagccctccattGTTTCTCCCTGACTGCTGTTCTCTGAATAGGATTGTTCCCTTGACATATGCATCAAACAATGCTAAGGACCTGGGTGAGTCAGACACCCACTTGCCTGGAAGAATCATTCCTCAGAGATGAGGGGGCCACAGGTTTAGCCTCCCAGATGACTGCCAGGCAAAAGGCAAGAGCAAAACTGCAGCCCCTCCATCCCCACTGCTGCTGTCCAGCCCATCTGAGCCCAGGGACCAATCCTCACCTGTTGGTGGTCGTGGCAGTAGAGTAgccgtgtgtgccaccacgcctggccttagGCAGAGTTGTTCATTAGAATGGGGCTGAGGAGAAAGGACTAACATTGATCTGAGGACCTGGGGCTGCCACTCACAGGGAGTGTGCGAGGGGATGTGGGGTCCTGTTGTTAGGAGGGTGGTTTCAGAGAACACGATACGAGTCAGTGGCCAGGTTATCCCTATGACTTAGGATGTCGACCTGCATCTGGTGGGGTTTCCCTATTGATAAAATAAGGGCTGGGAGAAAGGcttgtttcatttattaaaaGCGAGGGAGAGGGCTgaagagcagttaagagcaccgactgctcttccagaggtccagagttcaattcccagcaaccacatggtggctcacaaccatctgtaatgggatctgatgccctcttctggcatctgaaggagcaatggtatactcatatataaaacaaataaggccggagcaagcaggactggaaaatatataaacaaaaagaaaaagaaaaagagtacttaaaaaaaaaaaagaaaatgagggagaAAAACTGAATCTCCATGAATGTGTCCTTAATATTTTATCCCTCTCCAAGATGCCTTtccagtcatgtgtgtgtgtgtgtccacatgtatgtgtgtgagtgtccgCACATACGTGTGCCAGTacctgtgtatacatgtatgtgcacaaggAGAGCAGGAGTTGATGCTGGGTTGTCTCCTCTGTTGCTCACTACCTGGcattctgaggcagggtctccccaCAGATCACTGATTGATGAGACTGCCAGCCAGCAGattctgggggtcaaactcatGTTCTCTCCTACCATACACATACCACCCGGGCTTCAGGTGTGTGCCGGTGAGCCCAGCTTTTCTGTGGGCATTGGGGGTCTGAATGCAGAACATAATCCTGgcctttccttcttgttcttaAGGACATGGTGGCAAGTGGAAGTCTGACTTCAGAGCTGCTTTGCAATTGCTGGCCCTACCTGATGGGATGGGGACAAGAGTGGTGGCACGAGCTCTGTCTGCAGTGGGTGGGCCATGGGGCAGCGTCAGTTTGACTTGGAAATGACAGTGTGGAGAAGACACCCTCCCCACGCATGTTAAGTTAGCATAGGACTGAAGTTGGCAGAACAGCGGCCAGTAATGGCTCCCAAGTGCCAGAAGCCAGGCACAGATGGAACAGTATCTGGTTGCAGCCTCCATAGGCGCCTCTTCTCACAGGCTGAGGCCGTTCTGCTCCTTGAATATGATAGGCTACGGGTCCTGGCTATTGACCTAAGTGCAACATATAGAATCCAGGAGTACTCACACCCCACTTTGTTGGTAAGAAACGTAATCCTCTCTGGTTTTGTTCCAATATCGGCTAAGGAATTTAGTGAGAGCAGGGTGTAGGGGATCATTAGTGCATCTCCTGTGTTTTTTGAGGGCTTTAGTTAAGGATTGTAATGTGACCTCATGGTAAACATTACCACCATATCAACCAAGAGAAGAAATTGGCTCCTGCAAGACTTAGCTtctaagggctggcaagatggttccaACAGGTACAGGCACTGCCatgcaaacctgacaacctgagtttgatccccctgATTCTGTGTTAAggagcaaagaaaaaaacaccacCTATCACTTCCACATGAGACATGTGGCATATACGTACCTGCGttcacacatcatgcacacacacagtgataacCATAAAAACAACAGTAATCTAAAGCATACATTactatggggctggagccatagctcagtagctaagagcacctgctgctctggCATTGGTCAGAGTTAGAGCCACgtctggtagctcacaactgactttgactccagctccagtgggATCCAATACCTCTGACCCTGCAGGCACCTCTACTCAGgtgcacacacctacatacatacacatagtttagaaaattatcataaaataaaggaattaaTTATATAGCATGCTTATACTAATATGTACCAGCTCtcctaattttattataaatgactAGCCCAGGTACTGAGTCCCCCACAAGGTAGTCTCCTACAATATCTTGGTTAGTAATGTAACTAAGGCTTAGACAATCTTTAGTTTTGAAGGAACTCAAGACATGCTGccataggagctggagagatggctcggaggtcaagggcactggctgctcttccagaggtcctgagttcaattcccagcaaccatatggtggctcacaaccaactataatgagatctggtgccctttgGCCTGCaagcatacatgtaggcagaatactgtatacataataaataaaatctttaaaaagaggtggggggaggtaGTCCTAGGAAGGATACTCAGCGAGAACCTGGacagaacatttatttatttatttatttatttatttatttatttattatcatctatctgtttatttttatcaagCGTGTTTTATGCACCAAAGTGCTCAGGCCATCccgcttggtggcaagtgcctttacccactcgGTCATCTTGCTGGCCCGAGCCTTGTAATCTCCTGTATCATCAACTTGCCTGACTTAGCAGCCATCCCACTGATGTCCCTTGAAGTAAGTTACTGCCACCTATTTAGGGACTTGTACCCAAGGGTGCAGTAAGATTAGATCTTAATGCTTTACTGGGGAAACTTTAGCCATCAACATTTCCCTTTTCACCCAGCAGCAGTGTGGACTGAGTGCTAGGAACCCACCCTCGGAGCCTGTGAATATTGAAGGCCACCCTAATTGTGGGGCTCAGATAAATGAGGGCAATGAGCTCATCTTGGGGGCAGAGCTGTAAGaagggtgggcattgcctctgtgGCACAGTAGCAACACTAAACGCTTACTGTATGCCTGGACTTTCcaatgcctttaaaaataaagctactACTCTCTATACCATTTAGCCTTGGGCAATGAAAATGGACATCTTTAATTCTGGTCATCTGGAGTAGGTCTGCTCAGTGATCTCTACACACTGGTGTCTACGGGGGTCTGTAGAGGTTGGGACCATGATACCTGGATCTCTAGTTTGACACAGGGTAATGTTGGGAATGGCCAACAGAAGGGCTTGTACTTTCCCCAATAAGCCATGCCTAAACTGTTTGGATTCAGGGTCGTTTCTGAGTTTCTGTACGTGGTGTTGTCCCTGTGTTAGTCTGGAAGCCTTGATAATTAGCTATTGTGTGTCTTTTCTTGGGGAGACACAAAGAAACATCTTTTTATCCCAGAGAAAGAGAATTCAGACAGATGGAAGAAAGGATTCAGCTTGGAGAGCCAATGAACTTGTCTGGGTTACATAGAGGAGTGTTACCAGAGGGGAGCTTCAAGGTGTTCCATGCATGATGTGATGTCCTTTTATagttcaaccaaagaatggactaaggaagcactcaggaggcagaggcaggcggatttctgagtttgaggccagcctggtctacagagtgagttccaggacagccagggctaccctggctgaaaaaacaaacctgtcttgaaaaaaaaacaaaaccctgtcttgaaaaaaacaaaaacccaaaaacaacaacaaaaaagagtggAGTAAGAAAAATGTTTCTGGGGAGTTGGGCTTCCCTTGTCATGttgataaaagaatttttaaatggaggcagaaggaagcttAAGAGAAGAATGGCAGAGCAAATGTAGTTGCTGGCAGATACCTGGAGCACAGAAATGCAGAAGAAAGCCATTACTTCTGAGTTAGGGTCAGTGAGCAGCTGTGGGAAAAGAGGGTTCTTCAGAGTTGCATGGGCAAGCATCCTTAACCAGCTGTCTTATCAGGAGCATGTGCAGTGAGCCAGCACTGGGAGGTCCCACTCTCAGCAGCTATGACTGGAATCTCAAGGGTCTCATTTGGgactttccccttccttccttccttgataaAATATTGGTAAGTCCCCTCTTGTGACGGTCTAAAAGATCATCACCAATACTCTGCTTCAGAATGATGACAGACATGTTCGATCTGGAGAAGACACCATTACACTAGCAGCCCCTGCTCTTGAACCATGCCGCCTTTCTCATCGCCCAGCCCCATGCACCTTGGGTCATTGTGTATACTGTCTGGAAAATGAACCATTTATCTGGATGGGCCCCAGTTTGGGGAAGTTAAGATCCCCACAGCTAAGCCtagtttttcgtttgttttgttttaaatgtatataagaGTGTGAAAGGCTTTCCTGAAGCTGGGGCACTGACTTGGT
This sequence is a window from Mus pahari chromosome 14, PAHARI_EIJ_v1.1, whole genome shotgun sequence. Protein-coding genes within it:
- the Lyrm9 gene encoding LYR motif-containing protein 9, with translation MAPLPGAELVQTPLQLYRYLLRCCRQLPTKGIQEHYKHAVRQSFQAHSDEDNPERIQQIIKRAIEDAEWIMNKYRKQN